A stretch of DNA from Pontiella agarivorans:
GTTCTGATGGCTGCCATGTGCTTTGCCGCTGCAGGGTGTGTCGGTGAGCCTGCGCAGGATGTTTCCGTTTTTCAGCTCCCTCGTGCCCGGGAAAAAATGCGGCAGGAGGCGGATCGGTTAAAAGAACAGCTGGCCGGGCTGCCGAAACTTCAGGAGCCGCTGCAGCTGGATGCGTATGGGTATCATGGCGGTTATCTGCCGGCACTGGACACGCTGCCTGACGAGCCGCGCTGGACGGTGGATCTGCAGTTTTCCACGTATGCTAAATTTGAACAGATCATTCTGGTTCCGGCCATTGACCGCAGTGCGTCTCCGCTGGGAAGTTATGGTTTTCCAAAACGGTTCCGGGTGCTGCAGGTTTTTCCTGACGGCAGAAGGACGTTGATTAAGGAATGGATGGCTGAGGATTGCCCAGATCCAGGGCGTGTACCTCTGATTCTGGAAGTGGAGGCTCCGGGAACATCCAGGCTGGTGCTGGAGGTTTACCGGGGCAGTCCCGAGGGGGAAAAAGAGCTTTTTGCACTCGATGAAATTTTTGGCATCGTTAAGAACTGGGCCTGGAGTGCACGCTCTGTTGAGGTCAGTTCAGAGCTGGGATCGCCGCCGTACTGGGGAAAAGAGTATCTGATTGATCGAAAGACCAGCCTGGGGCTGCCGGTCGGCCTTCCTGTCGAAGATTGTGCGGCAGGCGGCGGATTTTCTGTTGTTTTTGATGCGCAGCCCGAGGAACGCAGCACGATTGAAATCGATTTGGGTAAAAGCGTTTGGGTGGGGGACATCACTCTGTTTCCCGCGATTCCAGAAGAGGGGGTGCTGATTCCGGGCTTTGGCTTTCCCGGAAAAATTCAGGTCATCCGGCAGATCGCATCCCCTAGTGGGGAACGAAAGCGGCGTTATCCGGTTTCGGCAGGATGGGACGGCGGCAATCCGGGGAACAACATGATCCGCATACCCGTTAACAGCCATGGGCGCTGGTTTCGGTTGATGTTCAGTCAGCTGCCTGTGTATGACGGAAGACCGGTTTTGGCACTGGGCGAGATCCAGGTGCATCAATCGGACATTCACTATCCGGTTGAAGCCATACGACTGAACGAGTTTCCGGAAGGCAGTGAGCTGAAAACGCACCTGCTGACGGATGGAAAAGCGAACGGTCGGCCGGTGATGGGGATGCTTGAGTGGTTGATACAGATTGCCCGGCGCGATCAGCTGGCGAAGACCCTGAACGGGTTGGCCGGGTCAGAAGAGCTGCTGGCCGAACGCTGGCAAAACTTCTGGTGGTGGAGTGCGATTGCGGGTGGTTTTATATTGGTTGTGAGTGCGCTGTGGGTGGCTGTTGCCGCGTTGATCCAGCGTAAACGCAGTTTGATGGAGATGAACCGCAGGGCGGAAATCGAGCAGATGAAGATCCGCTTTTTTACCCATATCTCCCATGAACTGCGTACGCCTTTAACCGTCATTCTCGGGCCGTTGGAAAAAATGCGGGAAATGATTACGGAGCCGGCCATGAGCGAGTATGCCTCGCTGATGCACCGCAATGTGAAAAAGCTCCAGCAACTGGTCGATCAACTGCTTGATTTTCGCAAGCTGCAGGAGAAGCGGGACTCACTGGATTGGAAGGGTGTGGACCTAGCCCTGTTTGTGCATAACGTATTTGACTGCTACCGATCGCTAGCCCTCGATAAGAAGATTAGGTATCACCTGATTGGTGCCGAGCATCCGTTGAGCTTTGTCATAGATCCCGGGAAATTTCAGAAAATTTTAGACAACCTGATCTCCAACGCGCTGAAATATACCCCGGAAGGTGGTGACGTGACGGTGAAGCTTGCTGTTGAATTCGGAGCCGTTTCGACGATTCGTCTGGAGGTCGAGGATTCCGGTGTGGGTATCGCGGCAGAGGATTTTCCGCACGTGTTCGAGCAGTTTTATCGCGCCGAAGGTCTTCAGCCGATTCAGGCAGGCGGGTCGGGAATCGGGCTGGCGCTGGTTAAGGAACTGGTCGATTTCTGGGGCGGTGACATTTCGGTGGAGAGTCCCTTGGCCCATGGGCGCGGCACACGATTTAGCGTGGCGCTTCCGGCCCCGGACCCAGAGGCGTGGCGCGAGGAGGCTGAAGACGAAGTTGCTGAGCTTCAGCCGGTTGATCTGCCGGCCCCTTTGCCTGTGGCTCAAGCCGCCCGGCCACAATCGACAGAAACCGTGCTGATTGCGGATGATAACGAGGATGTCCGGTCGTTTGTGCGCATGGAGCTTGCGGATCATTACCAGGTGATTGAAGCCGGTGATGGCGAAGACGGTCTGCAAAAAGCGCGCGAAACGATTCCGGATCTGGTCATCAGCGATGTGATGATGCCTAAAATGAATGGGGTGGAGATGTGCCGCCGACTGAAGGGCGATGAGCTGACAAGTCATATACCGATTGTCATGCTGACGGCGCGGGGCTCGGAAGAGCATCAGCTCGAAGGGCTGGGAACCGGTGCGGATGATTATGTGACCAAACCGTTTTCGATGCCGCTGCTCAAGGCGCGCATTCAGAATCTGTTGGAATCGCGCCGGGTGATGCGGGAGCGTTTTGCTCGGGAGCTGACGGTTGAGCCGAGTGCGATTACGGTAACGTCTGTGGATGAGAAGCTGTTGCAGAGCGCGATCGGGGTCGTGGAAGAGCACATGGATGATGCGGGCTTCACGGTGGAGCGTTTTGCGGCAGAAATGCATATGGCCCGCAATACTCTGCTGTTAAAGCTTCGGGCGCTGGTGGACCAGTCCCCTCAGGAGTTTATCCGTACACTTCGGCTTAAACGTGCCCGCCAGCTGCTGGAACAGAATGCCGGAACCATTGCGGAAATCGCTTTTCAGGTCGGTTTCGAGGAGCCGACCCATTTCAGCCGTAGCTTTAAAAAACAGTTCGGACAGACCCCTTCCGGGTATCTGAAAAATCGTAAATTTTACGATTAGTTGATGTTGATATCTTTGTAACCCTCTTCTGTTCAGTAGGATGAGCGTGGTGGTCATTTCTTTGATCGCAGTGGTTATCTTCTTTTTACTCTTTCCGGTTATCTTTGTTTGGATCATAGGCGGAAGCCTTAGGGTCGAACGTAAAAGATAAGGAGTGTAAGGATGCAAATAAGAAATGTGAGTAAGGGTTCCTGGGTTGGCCTTGTTTTAGCCGCAGCGGTTAACGGGGTCTTGGGGGATGTTGTATTGCTGGGTGGTTTTGACGGTAATGAGTCAACGGTTAATTCATCAAGCGATACAGTTGATGCATCCTATTTTAAGCAGGATGCATCAGCGGCAGGGGTTGTCAGCATGACAGGAATTGCGAATACATCCAAGTATCTCACCGATTCAGGTACATCCAGTACAATGTGGGGTTTTTATTCGTTAGTGCCTGAGCCGGTATCTGAAAATCGTGTCGCAAATGACAAGGATGTCGGTGTTACTTTGACGATTTCTGTAGATGCAGCGTATAGCGGGGCCTCAGATGTAATGCTGAGTGATTTTGTAATGGCTTTGTATAAAGGGGCCGCGGGTTTAGCGACTCTGACATACACCGGGGGGGATTTGGTTGGTGTGACATCTGATACCGTCGTGGCAACGATTGATCTTTCAGGCCAGGGTTTAAACACGTGGCGTGATTACGATATTTCTCTTGCCGCTTTGACGGATGTTGGCCTGAGTTCCGGCCAAGCGGCTACATTTAAGCTGGCTACCTCTTCATTTGACGGAGGTGTTTATACGCGATTGGATAATGTCGGGATTGTTGGAACTGTTCCGGAGCCGGCGACACTCGGTCTGATTGTGATGTTTGGCGGAGGCATACTATTTGTCCGCCGCACATTTCTGATGTGACGATTTATACAAGTCAGTTTTCCGGGGCGTTTAAAGCCCCGTTATTTCATGTTCAGATGGTGGTTCTGTCTGGTTGAGGATCTTGAGGGGTATAGAGATGAACAAAATTTGGTTATGGTCTGGTTTTATCGCTGTATTGACGACCCTGGTACAGGGCGAAGTTGTTTATGTGGATTTCGGCCCCAGCGGGGATACGTATTCGGATGCCGCAGAAGCGTATAACAATTTCAGTTGGCCCGATTCTGACGGCTTGGTCAATATTTCGGGGGCGTCATCAGGAATAACACTGCATTATCAGAATTATGGAGGCAGTTACAGCTATGCTTCCGGGGGAGACCGCGATGCCGTTTCCGGGATCAGTACCAATGTAACCAAGGACCGAATGTATGCGGGTACAGGGAATTTCGTGAATGTCGGTGAATTCGGGTATACATTAACTTTTTCCGGGCTGGATCCTGCTGGTACATGCTATGTCGGTGTATTGCCCAGTCCAACAGGTATTTCCTCCACCTGGAAAGTTACGACAGGAACAGGGGACACTACGGAGTATATTCAGGATGACGTCACCAGAGACAATCTCTTTGAATGGGAACATATCACTCCGGATACCAATGGCACGATTGTTCTCACGGGACGGGCGGTATCCAATGCAAAATGGAAATCGGTCGGCTTGTCCGGAATCATTCTTGAAGTATTTCCTGCTCGGGTAACTGTTGGTTTCTCCATAGAGAACGGGACGAATGGAGTGGTGAATGCTTCCGGGCTGCAGCGTAGCTTCGCCTATACTTTGGAAAGCTGTACCAACCTCGCCGAAGGCAACTGGAGTGATTCCGGCCGCTGGGTCAGCTCGGTGGAGACGAACGCGTGGACGGTAGATCCGAACGATTCGGTGCAGTTTTTTCGTCTGTCTGAGCGCACGGAAGAAGAGGAGCGGGAGATTATCCGTTCACAGATCGTTGATTTTTTTACGGGAAGCATGTCGGAGCCGGATTCAGCGGTTCAGGGGCTGATTGATACGATGCAGGCGGATGCGACGTGGGCCGATATTGATTATGCGAGTACCCGCCGCGCCTCATGGCCTCCCGGCCGGCATCTGGACCGGCTGCTGGAAATGTCCGTTGCTTATGCCGATCCGAATTCCGTGTTTTATCAGGACGCGGACCTGTTAGCGAAAATTTTGGCGGGCCACCAGCATTGGCTGGATAATCTATACTACAGCCTCAACTGGTATAACAACCGTATCAGTGTGCCGCTGGCGATGCTTCGCAGTTTTATGATGCTGGGAGATGATTTGCCGGCTTCTATGTATTCCGAAGCGCGCTGGTCGGTGTTGAAAGATTCTGCGATGGACATGACCGGGACCAACCAGATGAATCTGGCGCGAAAAACCTTTCTCCGTTCCTTTCTGGATAATGATCCGGAAATGATGGCCACAGCGATTGAGGAGTTCTGGAACGTACTGGCCGTCACAACAGAAGAGGGTATACAGCCGGATGGGTCATACCATCAGCACGGTCCGCAGCAGCAGTTCGGAACCTATGGACTGATATTTTCCGGCGCGATGGTGGAGTGGAACGAAATGCTGCGAGGTACGTCCTATGTGGCGCCGGAGGGGAAGAATGAGATCTTACGAAACTTTTTGTTGAATGGAGAAGCCTGGATTGTCTGGAACGGAGTTATGGATATCAGTGCACTGGGTCGTGAGATCAAGTCGGGGTCCCAGGTGTACACGTGGTCGAAACTGTCTGATCAGCTGGAGCGCATGAAGGCGCTGGATCCAAATTATATCCGTGCGTATGAAACGGCCCTGATGCCGACCAACGGCATTGTGGGGCACTCGGTTTTCTGGCGTTCCGATTTTGCGGTGCATCGTCGTCCGGATTGGTATTCCTCCGTGAAAATGTGCTCAACGCGGGTGGTTGGCACCGAAACGGCTAACGATGAAAATGTCTCCGGGATCCATTTGCCGGACGGTGCGCTCTATGTCTATCAATCGGGTGAAGAATATCAGGATATAGGCGGATTGTGGGATTGGCGTCGCTTGCCCGGAACGACCTGCGATCAGGGAATGGATAATCTCGAACCGGTCGGATATGACAAAAATTATGGATCCACCGATTTTGTCGGCGGACTGACCGATGGCACGAACGGGGTTTCGGTGATGATCTATAAGCGAAGAGAGCTATCGGCCCGCAAGGCCTGGTTTTTTGGCGAGGATTCGGTGACCTGTCTGGGAAGCGGAATCGACGGGGCGACCGACGGTTCCGTTTTAACCTCGGTGCAGCAATCGAACCTGAACGGTCCTGTACGTTGCTCTTCAGGGAGCCTCGGAGCAGGAACAAACCTGTTGGCGGCCGGCGAGTGGGTGCATCATGACGGCATCGGCTATCATCTGCTGCAGCCTTTCACGGTGCATCACGGTGAGGTGATCGGTGACTGGAAGCAGGTGAACTCGACGTTTGATGTCGGGGCGGTGACGGGAGATGTATTCAGTGTCTGGATGAACCATGGCCGATCGCCGGTTAATGAGGAATATGCTTATACAATTTATCCTCGGGCAGTTGCCGAGGAGATGGATGATCGCATTGCGAACCATGGAACGGTTGTGCTGACCAACTCAACGGCGCTGCAGGCCATAGAAAGCGGTGCAGGCGTTTTTGCCGTATTTTATGAAGCAGGTCAGCTGACCACAGTGGACGGTTTCGTGATTGAGACAGATACTCCGTGTCTGGTGAACTGGAACGCCGGGGTTGTGAGGGTTGCGGAGCCGACTCAAACCCACTCTGCCCTGACGCTGACCGTGAAGGGTCGGCCGTATGACCTCATCCTGCCGGACGGGGGCTTGGCCGGAAGTCCGATTGAATTTGAACAGGTGTCCACTCCCTATATTCGCACGGGGAGTGTTTCCGGCATAGATATGGATCGGGCCACGTTGCAGGCCGATTTGGCATTTTCCGGAGATGGGGACTGTTCGGCCCGTATCTATTGGGGGACCGTGGATGGCGGCACTGGAGCATGGGAATATGCCGCCGAGCTGGGTTCGGTTTCGACAGGACTACTGTCCTCGGTAATTACCGGTTTGGAGCCGGGGACGGAATATTGGTTCCGGGCCTGGGCCTCGAATGAAAGCGGCGACTCCTGGGCGAATAGTTCCTCTTCATTTATTACACCGGATCAGCCGGAACTTGCCTCGGTCGGAGTCACGAATGTCTATGCCGGCTCAGCTGTTTTAAGTGGATCGCTGTCTGGGGGAGTCGCGGACATCACGCTGGTTTGGGACACGGTGGATCAGGGGTCGACTCTGTCCGCATGGGGAGCCCGTGCGGTGCTTTCGGATCAGCCGATCGGTGAATTCAGCGGATTGGCTGGCGGGTTGGTCCGGGGGAATACCTATTTTGCCCGTTGTTTTGCGTCCAACACGGCGGGGCAGGTATGGAGCGATGTCATTTCTTTTGAGGTGGCCGCGGATGCTCCCTCGCAGGTATATGTCGATTTTGGTTCCGCCGGGGACACGTATTCCGATGTCTCAGAACAGTATAATAACGTCAGTGGTTCGGGATCTCTGGCCGTCGTGGATACGGTTGGCAATGATGCCGGAATTACACTGCAGTATGCGCTTTACGGGGGCACCTATAACTATGCCTCCGGAGGGGATCGCGCCGCGGTCGAGGGGATCAGTTCCGATGTGACGACCGATCGTCTCTATGCCGGAACCGGGAACTTTGAAAACGTAGGCGATTTCGGGTGTACCCTGACGATTTCGGGACTCAACCCGGCCAACGTCTGCAGCCTCACTGTGCTGCCGAGTCCCACCGGGGTGAGTTCCACCTGGACCCTTGCGACCGGAACCGGTGCGCCCGATGAATATATCCAGGACTCGTCAACGAGTACCAACGTATTTGAATGGGTGGATATCCTTCCCGACAGCAGTGGAAAAGTTGTGATTACCGGGCGGGCCTTCAGTAACAGTAAGTGGAAGTCAGTCGGGATCTCCGGCCTGATTATTCAGGCGGTTCCTGCTTCAGAATGACCTTTAGCAACTCCCCGGAACACACAGAAAAATGATAAAAATAAGAATAGGAACGATGAAGTTAAAACAATCCATAACTCCGATTGTTGTGTTGGGTTTCGTGCTGAATGCAACTGCGGCCGGAGCCTCCTCTACGCGCGCATCCGTCGAAATAAAAGCCCTTACACAGCGGGTGGCCGACTGGCAGCTTTCAACCTATGCCGATATGGGGAAATACCGGGCGCTGCCATCAGGCAAACGTTATCGCTGGCATAATCGCGAACCGCATGATGATAACGACTGGACCTGTGCCGCATTGCATATGGGGCTGTTCCATTTCGGAGAAACCGTCGGCGCCCCGAAATACCAGGACTGGCTGAAGGCGCTTTGTGCAAAGAATGAGTGGAAACTACGGGTGCATCCCAAAGGCATTGAACATGCGGACGATCATGCTATGGGGCAGGTTTATCTCGACTTTTACAGGCAGTCACATGACCCGGTTATGATTGCGGACCTGCAGTCCAGGTTCGATGCCATCCTGCAGGGCCCGAACCGCTCTAAAAAGGCGTGGTATTGGTGCGATGCTCTCTTTATGGGGCCGGCAACGTGGGCGCGTCTGGCGAAGCTGACGGGCAACACGGCTTATCTCGACTATATGGATCAGCAGTATCACCTGAGTTATGACATGTTGTGGAACCAACAGGACCAGCTGTTTTATCGGGACAATAAACGTAAGGCAAACCGGGAAGCGAACGGCGCGAATGAATATTGGTCGCGCGGCAACGGTTGGGTGTTCGGTGGGTTGGCCTATATGATTCCCGACCTCCCCGAAACCTGGGACGGCCGAGCGTTTTACATCGACCTGTTCAAACAGATGGCCGCGGCGCTGAAACGTACGCAGCGCACGGACGGCACGTGGTCGATGAGTATGATGGCCGATGAGTCCGCATTCCCCGTGAAGGAGATCAGCGGGACGTCATTTTTTGTATTCGGTCTCGCCTGGGGCGTAAACGAAGGGATTCTGGATCGCACAGTGTATGAACCGGTGATCCTGAAGGGGTGGAATGCCATGGCCGGATGCGTGAATGAGGACGGCATGCCGGGTTATGTTCAGGGAATCGGTGCGGCTCCCGGCGACAGCTATCCCGATTATACCGAGGTGTATGGTGTCGGCGGTTTCCTGGCTGCCGGGGCAGAAGTCTACCGCATGGCCGGCGGAGAATAATACGGTACTTTCAGTCAGGGCGACTTCCGGGAATTAAAAGCTTTTATTAAGCGATTGTTGTATGTGTTCAAATCGTTATGGTTGCGACCATGAAACATGTATTCCTGATTATATTCATATCGGTTCTCAGTAAGGTATCAGTAGCAGAATATAACGATAAATACGTCGTCGGTTGCAAGCTGCCGGCCGATGCGGTGATTACCTGTCCGGATTCCAATCCGCTGCGTGATGCATTGCTTCCGGTTCCGGAAACGGCTGTTTTTGAAATGGAGGGTTGGGCGTTGTGGGATCCCTCGCTGATTAAGGTCGGCGATACCTATCATCTGTTCTGTTCCCGCTGGTCCAAAGAGGAGGATCATAAGGCGCCACGCGATGCGTGGAAGAAAAGCCATATCATTCGGGCGACGTCGAAGAATTTGTTTGGGCCCTATGAATTTCAGGAAGTGGTTGCTGAGGCGAAGGACCATCCCTGGGCAAAGCAGGGATTGCATAACCCGAAAATTACGAAAGTCGGAGACCGTTTTTTGCTGTATCATCTGGGTATTCCCCGGTGGCAGACTGGATTCATGTTTTCTGATTCGGTGGAGGGTCCCTGGACGCCGGTTTCGCAACCGATCGTGAATGCAAATAATCCGGCGCTCCTGATTCGTGACGACGGCAGTGCTTATATGCTTTCGAAGTTTAAGAGGGTGAATAAGAAGACCGGACAACGTCAGAATTTCATGCGCGCACACGAGGCGGCGGATGTTAATGGGCCATACACGACGCTGGGTGATGGCGGTAACCGCCTGCCGTATGATCTTGAACTGGAAGATCCTACCATCTGGTGGGCGAATGATCAGTACAATGTGATTTGTACGGACTGGATGGGTAAGGTGACGGGTATTCAGAAATCGGTGGTCTATTATACCTCGAAGGACGGCATTCACTATGAACTTTATTCAACCCTTCCGGTCTGGTCTCAGAATGATCCGATTCCCATGGAAGGTGGCGATTCACGCACGGTTTATAAAGTGGAGCGCCCGCAGGTCTATGTGAATGACAACGGGGAACTTGAGGCCTTGCTGGTTTCTGTGGCAAAGGAGCCGGGAAAACATGATTATATTGTGATCCGTCCGGTGGATCATTTTGTGCCAGCCAATTAAACTCAAAAGGAACGTCGAATGAAAATTGAGCATTTTGCTTATCAGGTTAAAGATGCGGCGGCGGTATCGGATTGGTACTGCGAGCATTTGGGGTTTCAGGTAAAACGCGGGGCGGAAAAACCGTTCCCGGTGTATTTCCTGGCCGATTCCGCCGGCGATGTGATGATTGAAATCTACAGCAATCCGTCGGTCCGGACTCCGGATTATGCCTCAATGGATCCGTTGATTCTGCATCTGGCCTTTGTCTGTGATGAAATCCCCGAAACCATCCAACGACTGGAAGCCGCCGGAGCAACACGGATTTCGGGTCCCGATCAAACTCCGTCGGGAGACGTACTGGCCATGCTGCGCGATCCCTGGGGGCTGGCGATTCAGTTGTGCCATCGGGCTGCGTCCATGATTCAGGTATAGAGCGAATCAAAAAATAGCGATGTTTGAAACTCTGCAGGCGTTACTGGAGAATCTGCTGGCCCCCATGGTGTCGGTACAGATTTTTTCGGCTATACTGATTTATTTCACGATTGTCCGGAAACGTATTGCGGCGGATTACAAATTGTATGTCTGTTTTTTACTGACCTTTATCTTTTTTCTGATCGGCCGGATTCTTCAGGGGGTTTTCGGGTATTCTTCGTTTTATCTCATTCTGTTTGTCCGGATGGGCCTGTTGTTCGGGGTCGGAATTCCTTCGCTGCTGGTTGCTGCGGCGGTTCAGTCGGGGATAAATCGGTCGAAGGCGTTATATGTCTGGCCTTATACTGTCGGCATCGTAATTTCTCTGGCTTATATCGTTTTTGCCGATGCGGGGATGCAGGGGATGCTGGTTTCAAAAGAAACGCTGACGTGGCTTCCGTTTCCGGTAACGGTTCGCGTGGCGCATAAAATCCAAATAGCCGGTGCGGTGATTATGCTGGTGCTTCCATGTGGCGGTTTGATGATCAGAGAGCTGAAAGAGCGTCGGAACCGGAATCTGTTGGCTTTTTTGGTCGGCGCATTTTTGTTCGGGGTCTTTTTTGTGGTGGGGACGGTGCTTCCGAAAAGTTACTGGATTTATTATGTCGGTTCGATTTTCAGCGGGCTGTGTTGGGGCTGGGCCGTTTTTCAGGATATTCGCGATATGAAGGGCCGAATGACGCTTCTGAAGGAAGAGCTGCAGTTTCAGATTCAGTCCGGGCGGGGAGAGCGGAATTCGGAAATCGAGCGTCTGCTGGATGATCTTGAACAATATTCGCGAGGGAATCTGGGGGTCTATAAAATGCGCATTCGCGAAATCCTCAGTATGCTGATCGACACCACAATTGAAGCAGGCGGGGATACCGAGATTTTGCT
This window harbors:
- a CDS encoding AraC family transcriptional regulator encodes the protein MFETLQALLENLLAPMVSVQIFSAILIYFTIVRKRIAADYKLYVCFLLTFIFFLIGRILQGVFGYSSFYLILFVRMGLLFGVGIPSLLVAAAVQSGINRSKALYVWPYTVGIVISLAYIVFADAGMQGMLVSKETLTWLPFPVTVRVAHKIQIAGAVIMLVLPCGGLMIRELKERRNRNLLAFLVGAFLFGVFFVVGTVLPKSYWIYYVGSIFSGLCWGWAVFQDIRDMKGRMTLLKEELQFQIQSGRGERNSEIERLLDDLEQYSRGNLGVYKMRIREILSMLIDTTIEAGGDTEILLQRNTERNSAIETSMDPDVIREMARAEAVELSKMIAEIPEQKSNKLIEQAVAYLETHFREDLSVDELAESLGISRSHLMREFKKGTGKTVNQYMTALRIEQAKKVLETTSVTDTAFEVGYNNSNYFSTVFKKQTGLSPLEFQKTLKKRSAGSEL